From bacterium, a single genomic window includes:
- a CDS encoding glycosyltransferase family 4 protein, producing the protein MNKKKKICVCSAQTPFVYGGTEIFVENMIAQFRLRGHDAEMVRLPLQTQPHEELLKSCLAWRLLNLDFVELERIDLVIPVKFPAYMVRHRNKRIWLLHQYRQIYDLYETAYTSFQPTSKDNEIRKYMIELDQESFRESKKVFSQSRTVADRLKRSIGLETEILHPPIADSDAFYFETLDNHVLSVARLAGNKRVHLLIEAMQYVSERFQAVIVGDGYARAELEELTAKLKLEKRVHFAGQISREEVIRHYAKAGAVFYGPVEEDWGLATLEAFYARKPVITCSDSGGVLELLDDSCGWIATNQPQSIASCIEEALNNKEKSRHMGEEGFHKISYLSWNYVMDRLLEDL; encoded by the coding sequence ATGAATAAGAAAAAAAAGATTTGCGTTTGTTCGGCGCAAACCCCCTTTGTTTATGGCGGCACCGAAATTTTCGTTGAAAACATGATCGCGCAATTTCGATTGCGGGGACATGATGCTGAGATGGTTCGCCTTCCGCTTCAAACGCAACCACATGAAGAGCTCCTCAAGAGCTGTCTGGCCTGGAGACTCCTCAATCTGGATTTTGTAGAGTTGGAGCGGATCGATCTGGTGATTCCAGTGAAATTCCCTGCCTATATGGTTCGCCACAGGAATAAAAGGATCTGGCTGCTGCATCAATACAGGCAGATCTACGATCTGTACGAGACCGCGTACACAAGTTTTCAGCCTACTTCGAAAGACAACGAAATACGGAAATATATGATTGAACTGGATCAGGAATCCTTCCGTGAAAGCAAGAAAGTTTTCTCACAGTCGCGAACGGTTGCGGATCGTCTGAAGCGCTCGATTGGCCTGGAAACAGAAATCCTTCATCCTCCCATTGCGGATTCGGACGCCTTCTACTTTGAAACTCTAGATAACCATGTACTTTCTGTCGCGCGCCTTGCGGGAAACAAACGGGTTCATCTTTTGATAGAAGCGATGCAATACGTATCGGAGCGTTTTCAAGCCGTTATTGTCGGGGACGGTTATGCCCGCGCTGAACTCGAAGAGCTCACCGCAAAACTCAAGCTCGAGAAACGAGTTCATTTTGCGGGTCAGATCTCACGCGAAGAAGTCATCCGCCACTACGCGAAAGCCGGAGCAGTATTCTACGGACCGGTTGAAGAAGACTGGGGACTGGCAACGCTGGAAGCATTTTATGCGCGCAAACCGGTGATCACCTGTTCGGATTCCGGTGGCGTGCTGGAATTGTTAGATGATTCTTGCGGCTGGATTGCAACAAACCAACCGCAGTCCATCGCCTCCTGCATTGAAGAAGCGTTGAACAACAAAGAGAAAAGCCGGCACATGGGAGAAGAAGGATTCCACAAAATTTCCTACCTGAGCTGGAATTATGTGATGGACCGCTTGCTGGAGGACCTATGA
- a CDS encoding thiazole synthase, whose protein sequence is MNDKPLVIAGREFRSRLIVGTGKYATLDLMKESLEESGSEIVTVAVRRVNLQDRSESSFLSYIDRNRFLILPNTAGCYTAEDAIRIARLGREAGLSNWVKLEVLGDEATLFPENEALLQATKVLVKEGFVVLPYTNDDLINARKLIDAGAAAVMPLGAPIGSGMGLQNIANAMILREKITEVPLIIDAGVGTASDACVAMELGMDGVLMNTGIAAASDPARMARAMKLALESGRQAYLAGRMPKKLYATASSPASGLPHPR, encoded by the coding sequence ATGAATGACAAACCACTTGTAATTGCCGGTCGCGAATTCCGCTCCCGGCTCATTGTTGGAACCGGCAAGTATGCAACACTCGATCTGATGAAAGAATCATTGGAGGAATCCGGTTCTGAAATCGTAACCGTTGCGGTCAGGCGCGTGAACCTGCAGGATCGATCGGAAAGTTCATTTCTTTCTTATATTGACCGGAATCGTTTTCTGATTCTGCCCAATACCGCCGGCTGTTACACAGCCGAAGATGCTATTCGCATTGCCAGGCTTGGCCGCGAAGCAGGATTATCGAACTGGGTAAAACTGGAAGTGCTCGGAGACGAAGCCACTCTATTCCCGGAAAATGAAGCGCTGCTACAGGCTACAAAAGTATTGGTAAAAGAGGGTTTTGTGGTTCTTCCTTATACAAACGATGACCTCATCAATGCAAGGAAATTGATCGATGCCGGAGCTGCTGCCGTGATGCCGCTGGGAGCGCCGATCGGTTCCGGAATGGGGCTACAAAACATTGCCAATGCGATGATCCTCAGGGAAAAGATAACAGAAGTTCCTCTCATCATTGATGCCGGAGTGGGAACCGCTTCCGATGCTTGCGTCGCGATGGAACTCGGAATGGATGGCGTTCTGATGAATACAGGAATTGCCGCAGCCTCCGATCCGGCTCGTATGGCACGGGCCATGAAGCTTGCTCTGGAATCCGGCCGCCAGGCATATCTCGCCGGCAGGATGCCGAAGAAGCTCTACGCAACAGCGAGCTCACCCGCCTCAGGATTGCCGCATCCGCGATGA
- the thiS gene encoding sulfur carrier protein ThiS → MELQDGITIENLLLQLEIDVRLVAVEQNLEIVPKADYTKRVVAEGDSIEIVQFVGGG, encoded by the coding sequence ATGGAGCTTCAAGACGGGATCACAATTGAAAACTTGCTTTTGCAACTCGAGATCGATGTGCGCCTGGTTGCCGTAGAACAGAATCTGGAGATCGTGCCGAAAGCGGATTATACGAAACGCGTCGTCGCTGAAGGAGATTCGATCGAGATTGTTCAGTTTGTCGGCGGCGGGTAG